A single Cannabis sativa cultivar Pink pepper isolate KNU-18-1 chromosome 7, ASM2916894v1, whole genome shotgun sequence DNA region contains:
- the LOC115698193 gene encoding monolignol oxidoreductase AtBBE-like 13, whose translation MKLLKLAIIFFLVLVQLNPLAESATSTLENFIQCVSINSDFSVLPLSNILFFAPNTSLYTSVLQSSAQNLRYLTPQLPKPQFIFTPLHDSHVQAAVICSKKLKLYLRVRSGGHDYEGLSYVSQIETPFFLLDLANLRTVEVDIKNKAAWIQAGATIGEVYYRIYQKSRVHGYPAGLCTTLGVGGHITGGAYGSMMRKFGLGADNVVDAKIVDAKGRLLDRKAMGEDLFWAIRGGGGASFGIILWWKIELVQVPAKVTVFTVSKTLEQGATKLLHRWQQVVDKLNEDLFIRVIIQSVNKGKNTTQKTISTSYQALFLGDTNRLLDVMRKSFPELGLTRKDCVEMSWIESVVYISGTYPSGTPPEILLQGKTTSKVYFKAKSDFVTDPIPETTLEGVWKRFLEEDTPLTIWTPYGGMMSRIPETQIPFPHRKGVIFMIQYLTAWFDGSPKSSAKHVKWIQRLYDYMGPYVSRFPREAYVNYRDLDLGVNTNNCSSFIEAISWGTRYFKCNNFYRLVRVKTDVDPENFFRHEQSIPPLFPPTPEDEYSSNNISEGTCENM comes from the coding sequence atgaaacttCTCAAATTAgccataatattttttcttgtacTTGTACAGTTAAATCCATTGGCAGAATCAGCTACTTCAACACTAGAAAACTTCATCCAATGTGTCTCAATTAATTCAGATTTTTCAGTGTTACCACTCTCAAACATACTATTCTTTGCTCCAAACACTTCTCTCTACACTTCAGTCCTTCAATCTTCAGCTCAAAACCTCAGATACTTAACTCCTCAACTCCCAAAACCTCAGTTCATCTTCACACCTTTACACGATTCCCATGTCCAAGCAGCTGTTATTTGCTCAAAAAAGCTCAAATTATACCTCAGAGTCCGAAGTGGAGGCCATGATTATGAGGGTCTCTCCTACGTTTCACAAATTGAAACCCCTTTTTTCCTTTTAGACCTTGCAAACCTCAGAACAGTCGAAGTGGACATCAAGAACAAGGCGGCATGGATTCAGGCCGGTGCCACCATCGGCGAGGTTTATTACAGAATTTATCAGAAGAGCAGAGTCCATGGCTACCCTGCTGGACTCTGCACCACTCTAGGCGTTGGAGGTCACATAACCGGTGGCGCCTATGGCTCCATGATGAGAAAATTTGGTTTGGGAGCTGATAATGTTGTTGATGCTAAAATTGTTGATGCAAAGGGAAGATTACTTGACAGAAAAGCCATGGGAGAAGACCTGTTTTGGGCCATAAGAGGTGGTGGTGGAGCTAGTTTCGGCATCATATTATGGTGGAAGATTGAGCTAGTACAAGTTCCAGCCAAAGTGACAGTTTTTACAGTTAGTAAAACGTTGGAACAAGGAGCAACTAAGCTTCTTCATAGGTGGCAACAAGTTGTTGATAAACTTAATGAAGATCTATTCATAAGAGTGATTATACAATCGGTTAATAAAGGCAAGAACACAACTCAAAAGACTATTTCCACTTCTTACCAAGCTCTGTTTCTTGGAGACACTAACAGACTCCTTGATGTTATGCGTAAGAGTTTTCCTGAATTGGGTTTGACAAGAAAAGATTGTGTTGAAATGAGCTGGATTGAATCTGTGGTTTACATCTCTGGAACATACCCAAGTGGAACCCCACCTGAGATTTTGCTCCAAGGGAAAACGACATCAAAAGTTTACTTCAAAGCAAAATCTGATTTTGTGACTGACCCAATACCAGAAACAACACTAGAAGGGGTTTGGAAAAGGTTTTTGGAAGAAGATACTCCTTTAACGATTTGGACACCATATGGGGGAATGATGAGCAGAATTCCAGAGACCCAAATCCCATTTCCACACAGAAAAGGAGTCATTTTCATGATTCAATACCTTACGGCTTGGTTCGATGGAAGCCCAAAAAGTTCAGCTAAACACGTGAAGTGGATTCAAAGGCTTTACGATTACATGGGTCCATATGTGTCTAGATTTCCAAGGGAAGCTTATGTGAACTATAGAGATCTTGATCTTGGAGTTAATACTAACAACTGTTCAAGTTTCATAGAAGCAATTTCTTGGGGAACAAGGTATTTCAAGTGTAATAATTTCTACAGATTGGTGAGGGTGAAGACTGATGTTGACCCTGAAAATTTCTTCAGGCACGAACAGAGTATTCCTCCTCTTTTTCCACCCACGCCTGAAGATGAATATTCGAGTAATAATATATCAGAAGGTACTTGTGAAAACATGTAA